In Phreatobacter stygius, a genomic segment contains:
- the cysD gene encoding sulfate adenylyltransferase subunit CysD produces the protein MSAVRALKSDDTTDTRDARSPLSPHLQRLEDEAIFIMREVVAEFRNPVMLYSVGKDSSVMLHIARKAFFPAKPPFPFLHIASGWDFKALLDHRDRMARDYGLDLLVHANDAAAAAGVNPFDTETGEYSRLMLTEVLKSALDQHGFDAAFGGGRRDEEKARAKERIFSHRSAGHVWDPRNQRPELWRLFNTRLSAGDTMRVFPLSNWTELDVWDYIRAENIPIVPIYLAADRQVVERDGALIMVDDERMRFRPDEQVVTRRIRFRTLGCWPLTGAVASEATSVEDIVSEIVASRTSEREGRLVDGALQASMERKKREGYF, from the coding sequence GTGTCCGCCGTTCGTGCATTGAAGTCCGACGACACCACCGACACGCGCGATGCCAGAAGCCCGCTGTCGCCGCATCTGCAGCGCCTCGAGGACGAGGCGATCTTCATCATGCGCGAGGTCGTGGCCGAATTCCGCAACCCGGTCATGCTCTATTCGGTCGGCAAGGATTCGAGCGTGATGCTGCACATCGCGCGCAAGGCCTTCTTTCCGGCAAAGCCGCCCTTTCCGTTCCTGCACATCGCATCGGGCTGGGACTTCAAGGCGCTGCTCGATCACCGTGACCGCATGGCGCGCGACTACGGCCTGGATCTGCTGGTCCATGCCAACGACGCCGCGGCCGCGGCCGGGGTCAATCCGTTCGACACCGAGACCGGCGAATATTCGCGCCTGATGCTGACCGAGGTGCTGAAGAGCGCGCTCGACCAGCATGGCTTCGACGCGGCCTTCGGCGGCGGCCGCCGCGACGAGGAGAAGGCGCGCGCCAAGGAGCGCATCTTCTCGCACCGCTCGGCCGGCCATGTCTGGGACCCGCGCAACCAGCGCCCGGAACTCTGGCGGCTGTTCAACACGCGGCTGAGCGCCGGCGACACCATGCGGGTGTTTCCCTTGTCCAATTGGACCGAACTCGACGTCTGGGACTATATCCGCGCCGAAAACATCCCGATCGTGCCGATCTATCTCGCCGCCGACCGCCAGGTGGTCGAGCGTGATGGCGCGCTGATCATGGTCGATGACGAGCGCATGCGGTTCCGGCCCGACGAGCAGGTGGTGACGCGCCGCATCCGCTTCCGCACGCTCGGCTGCTGGCCGCTGACCGGCGCGGTCGCCTCGGAAGCCACTTCGGTCGAGGACATCGTCTCCGAGATCGTCGCATCGCGCACCTCGGAGCGCGAGGGCCGGCTGGTCGACGGCGCCCTGCAGGCCTCGATGGAACGCAAGAAGCGCGAGGGCTATTTCTGA
- a CDS encoding phosphoadenylyl-sulfate reductase has translation MLTLDLTRRRQATDEALAAKAALLDRIHGNRHPAEILTIALVDEFPGRTALVTSFGADSAVLLHLAASVDPSIPVIFVDTGRHFAETLAYRDRLVGRLGLTDLRSIGPTDAEVAAHDPVLALAERDPDACCGFRKVGPLVRALQPFAASISGRKRHQAATRTGLAVFEAEDGQIKINPLAAWNAADIAAYARAHDLPAHPLVADGYPSIGCAPCTSRVEAGEDLRAGRWRGSSKIECGIHQPARALAATRTGS, from the coding sequence ATGCTGACGCTTGATCTGACACGCCGCCGCCAGGCTACGGACGAGGCCTTGGCGGCGAAAGCCGCCCTGCTCGACCGTATCCATGGCAACCGCCACCCTGCCGAGATCCTGACGATCGCGCTCGTCGATGAGTTCCCGGGCCGGACGGCGCTGGTCACCTCGTTCGGCGCGGATTCGGCGGTGCTGCTGCACCTGGCGGCATCGGTCGATCCTTCGATTCCGGTGATCTTCGTCGATACCGGCAGGCATTTCGCCGAGACGCTGGCCTATCGCGACAGGCTGGTCGGCCGTCTCGGCCTGACCGATCTGCGCAGCATCGGCCCGACCGACGCCGAGGTGGCGGCGCATGATCCGGTGCTGGCGCTGGCTGAACGCGATCCCGACGCCTGTTGTGGCTTTCGCAAGGTCGGCCCCCTCGTCCGGGCGCTCCAGCCCTTCGCCGCGTCGATTTCGGGCCGCAAGCGCCACCAGGCGGCGACCCGCACCGGCCTTGCCGTGTTCGAGGCCGAGGACGGGCAGATCAAGATCAACCCGCTGGCGGCCTGGAACGCCGCCGATATCGCCGCCTATGCCAGGGCGCATGACCTGCCGGCACATCCGCTGGTCGCGGATGGCTATCCCTCCATCGGTTGCGCCCCATGCACGTCGCGCGTCGAGGCCGGCGAGGATCTCCGCGCCGGGCGCTGGCGCGGCTCTTCCAAGATCGAATGCGGCATTCACCAGCCCGCCCGAGCGCTGGCTGCGACGAGAACAGGAAGCTAG
- a CDS encoding DUF934 domain-containing protein: MALYRDGGFVADDWSFPAEAEPVPAAGKIALPKARLTAAWTDLAGRADPIGLVLNSGENLDGLAEAIPLLSLVKLVIPRYADGRLYSIARLLRDRYGFKGEIRAAGDVLRDQIIFLARAGFDAFEVTHEGTIKALREGAIIAVHHHYQPASHEIGEAKPGPRPWLRLSSVPGVAQ; the protein is encoded by the coding sequence ATGGCCTTGTATCGGGACGGCGGTTTTGTCGCCGATGACTGGAGTTTCCCGGCGGAGGCCGAACCCGTGCCCGCCGCGGGCAAGATCGCTTTGCCCAAGGCGCGCCTGACCGCCGCCTGGACCGATCTCGCCGGCCGGGCCGACCCGATCGGCCTGGTGCTCAATTCGGGCGAAAATCTCGACGGGCTGGCCGAAGCCATTCCGCTGCTGTCGCTGGTCAAGCTGGTCATCCCGCGCTATGCCGACGGCCGGCTCTATTCGATCGCCCGCCTGTTGCGCGACCGCTACGGTTTCAAGGGCGAGATCCGGGCGGCCGGCGACGTGCTGCGCGACCAGATCATCTTTCTCGCGCGTGCCGGTTTCGACGCCTTCGAGGTGACCCATGAGGGCACCATCAAGGCCTTGCGCGAGGGCGCGATCATCGCCGTGCATCACCACTATCAGCCGGCCTCTCACGAGATCGGCGAAGCCAAGCCCGGGCCGCGCCCCTGGCTTCGCCTGTCGTCAGTGCCGGGAGTTGCCCAGTGA